In Dendropsophus ebraccatus isolate aDenEbr1 chromosome 14, aDenEbr1.pat, whole genome shotgun sequence, the following proteins share a genomic window:
- the SAMD10 gene encoding sterile alpha motif domain-containing protein 10 isoform X1: MFTDLRARIGEREPAGSGDYSPERGSMDAAAHFRFCRNLLEHTVSAENLNHRFRQGIGNSLTWHDGRGNRSAGSRTIKLLKQPGTEVSQVRPSDQYGIYHTSPSFSCLTKPVVLWTQQDVCKWLKKHCPHNYLTYVEAFSHHAITGRALLRLNAEKLQRMGIIHESQRQEVLQQVLQLQVREEVRNLQLLSQASFGNFS; the protein is encoded by the exons ATGTTCACTGACCTTCGTGCTCGGATCGGTGAGAGGGAACCGGCGGGGAGCGGGGACTACAGCCCGGAGAGGGGCAGCATGGACG CTGCTGCTCACTTCAGGTTTTGTCGGAACCTCCTGGAACACACAGTCTCTGCCGAGAACCTGAACCATCGATTTCGGCAGGGGATTGGCAACAGCCTAACATGGCACGACGGCCGGGGGAACCGATCAGCTGGCAGCAGGACCATCAAACTACTTAAACAGCCGGGCACAGAAGTGTCACAG GTCAGACCCAGCGATCAATACGGTATATATCACACCAGCCCGTCCTTCAGCTGCCTCACCAAACCCGTTGTCCTGTGGACTCAGCAAGATGTGTGCAAGTGGCTGAAGAAGCACTGTCCTCACAACTATCTCACCTATGTCGAGGCCTTCTCACACCATGCCATCACAG GTCGCGCTCTGCTGAGGCTGAACGCAGAGAAGTTGCAGCGCATGGGGATCATCCACGAGTCCCAGCggcaagaggttctgcagcaggttttacAGCTGCAAGTACGTGAGGAAGTCCGCAACCTGCAGCTGCTAAGTCAAG cTTCCTTTGGAAACTTCTCCTAG
- the SAMD10 gene encoding sterile alpha motif domain-containing protein 10 isoform X2 — MFTDLRARIAAAHFRFCRNLLEHTVSAENLNHRFRQGIGNSLTWHDGRGNRSAGSRTIKLLKQPGTEVSQVRPSDQYGIYHTSPSFSCLTKPVVLWTQQDVCKWLKKHCPHNYLTYVEAFSHHAITGRALLRLNAEKLQRMGIIHESQRQEVLQQVLQLQVREEVRNLQLLSQASFGNFS; from the exons ATGTTCACTGACCTTCGTGCTCGGATCG CTGCTGCTCACTTCAGGTTTTGTCGGAACCTCCTGGAACACACAGTCTCTGCCGAGAACCTGAACCATCGATTTCGGCAGGGGATTGGCAACAGCCTAACATGGCACGACGGCCGGGGGAACCGATCAGCTGGCAGCAGGACCATCAAACTACTTAAACAGCCGGGCACAGAAGTGTCACAG GTCAGACCCAGCGATCAATACGGTATATATCACACCAGCCCGTCCTTCAGCTGCCTCACCAAACCCGTTGTCCTGTGGACTCAGCAAGATGTGTGCAAGTGGCTGAAGAAGCACTGTCCTCACAACTATCTCACCTATGTCGAGGCCTTCTCACACCATGCCATCACAG GTCGCGCTCTGCTGAGGCTGAACGCAGAGAAGTTGCAGCGCATGGGGATCATCCACGAGTCCCAGCggcaagaggttctgcagcaggttttacAGCTGCAAGTACGTGAGGAAGTCCGCAACCTGCAGCTGCTAAGTCAAG cTTCCTTTGGAAACTTCTCCTAG